The Helicobacter anatolicus genome includes a window with the following:
- a CDS encoding ArsS family sensor histidine kinase, giving the protein MIKNSIFLKINLLFLFALISFFAFSFYFIQFQKDNEAKISLLKYKQFTATINQIITNNGDLKTVEGFLKELDFEVTEDPEIKEALLNYNRLPPIFNGIFAKTIQINNKIYILLETQGKATLYTDKLNNHYKTFYVITFVGIIVLVSVFILVIQSLIPLKKLRIQVKKFANGDLNIDCKTLQSDEIGDLANEFDSAIKKIAALGQSRSLFLRSIMHELKTPITKGRISAEMLENSLQKTRLISVFKRLQNLIDEFAKIEQLTSKNLNITKEEFLLEDLINHTKKMLLIDQIENDPIILNDPNDIVKADFELFAMAIKNLLDNAIKYSPDKKVYVDSNHCDIIISNKGEALKKDFHEYFKPYFKDENKANEQHGFGLGMYIIKNTLDALNFKITYFHKEGVNYFTIHDCIVENFCLVPIKNKD; this is encoded by the coding sequence ATGATAAAAAATTCTATTTTTCTTAAAATCAATCTTTTATTTTTATTTGCCCTAATTAGCTTTTTTGCTTTTTCTTTTTATTTTATACAATTTCAAAAAGATAATGAAGCAAAAATTTCCCTACTTAAATACAAACAATTTACTGCTACAATTAATCAGATCATCACAAATAATGGTGATCTAAAAACAGTGGAAGGTTTTTTAAAAGAATTAGATTTTGAAGTCACCGAGGATCCTGAAATCAAAGAGGCTTTACTAAACTATAATAGATTACCACCAATTTTTAATGGAATTTTTGCAAAAACCATCCAAATAAACAACAAAATTTACATCCTTTTAGAAACTCAAGGCAAAGCAACACTCTATACCGACAAACTTAATAATCATTATAAAACTTTTTATGTTATTACTTTTGTAGGGATTATTGTGCTAGTTTCTGTTTTTATCCTAGTAATCCAGAGTCTCATACCGCTAAAAAAATTACGCATACAGGTTAAAAAATTTGCAAACGGGGATTTAAATATTGATTGTAAAACATTACAATCTGATGAAATTGGTGATCTGGCCAATGAGTTTGATAGTGCTATTAAAAAAATTGCCGCATTAGGTCAATCAAGATCTTTATTTTTAAGATCCATTATGCATGAATTAAAAACCCCTATCACAAAAGGTAGAATTAGTGCTGAGATGCTAGAAAATAGCCTCCAAAAGACAAGATTAATTTCAGTTTTTAAACGCCTACAAAATCTCATTGATGAATTTGCCAAAATCGAACAACTCACCTCAAAAAACCTCAATATCACAAAAGAAGAATTTTTGCTTGAAGATCTCATTAATCACACAAAAAAAATGCTACTTATTGATCAAATTGAAAATGATCCTATCATTCTTAATGATCCCAATGATATCGTCAAAGCAGACTTCGAACTTTTTGCAATGGCTATCAAAAATCTTTTGGATAATGCTATTAAATATAGCCCTGACAAAAAAGTCTATGTAGATTCCAACCACTGCGATATTATTATTAGCAACAAAGGCGAAGCATTAAAAAAAGATTTTCATGAATATTTTAAACCCTATTTCAAAGACGAAAACAAGGCTAATGAACAGCATGGCTTTGGCTTAGGAATGTATATTATAAAAAACACTCTTGATGCCTTGAATTTTAAAATCACCTATTTTCATAAAGAAGGAGTGAATTATTTTACAATTCATGATTGCATTGTAGAGAATTTCTGCTTAGTACCAATAAAAAATAAGGATTAA
- a CDS encoding Mrp/NBP35 family ATP-binding protein: MITQEDVLNVLKSIIYPNFQKDIVTFGFVKDINLHNQALALRIEIPSNSVEVINQLNQEINEKIRALGINKLQLDIKTPQIPEQKQSNTTKNIAPQIKHFVMVSSGKGGVGKSTTSVNLAIALAQQGKKVGLLDADIYGPNIPRMLGLNSNKPEVDSSGKKLYPLKAYGIEMISMGVLYEEGQSLIWRGPMIMRAIQQLLTDVLWSDLDILVIDMPPGTGDAQLTLAQSVPVSAGITVTTPQKVSLDDSARSLDMFKKLNIPIAGIVENMSGFICGSCGTESDIFGKGASLDLAKQYNAPLLAQIPLEGKIREGGDTGKPIVFFSPDSVSAKSYIKMADSLISFLQKVELEKLADNKAIQPTEDHSHMH, encoded by the coding sequence ATGATTACTCAAGAAGATGTATTAAATGTTTTAAAATCAATTATTTATCCCAATTTTCAAAAAGATATTGTTACTTTTGGCTTTGTAAAAGATATCAATTTGCATAATCAAGCCCTAGCATTACGAATTGAAATCCCTTCAAATAGCGTAGAAGTAATTAACCAGCTTAATCAAGAAATCAATGAAAAAATTCGTGCTCTAGGAATTAATAAATTACAACTAGATATTAAAACTCCACAAATACCCGAACAAAAGCAAAGTAATACCACTAAAAATATTGCACCACAAATCAAGCATTTTGTTATGGTAAGTAGCGGAAAAGGAGGGGTTGGCAAAAGCACTACAAGTGTAAATTTAGCTATTGCTCTTGCACAACAAGGCAAAAAAGTAGGGCTTTTAGATGCTGATATCTATGGTCCTAATATCCCAAGAATGCTTGGATTAAATAGCAATAAACCAGAAGTAGATTCTTCTGGTAAAAAGCTTTACCCGCTTAAAGCTTATGGGATTGAAATGATTAGTATGGGTGTGCTTTATGAAGAAGGACAAAGCTTGATTTGGCGTGGACCAATGATTATGAGAGCAATCCAGCAACTTCTTACTGATGTACTTTGGAGTGATTTAGATATTTTAGTAATTGATATGCCTCCAGGCACAGGAGATGCACAACTCACACTTGCACAAAGTGTGCCTGTAAGTGCAGGAATCACTGTAACTACGCCACAAAAGGTAAGTCTTGATGATAGTGCAAGAAGTCTTGATATGTTTAAAAAACTCAATATTCCTATTGCAGGTATTGTAGAAAATATGAGTGGTTTTATTTGTGGAAGCTGTGGCACTGAAAGCGATATTTTTGGCAAAGGCGCATCTCTTGATCTTGCAAAACAATATAATGCTCCCCTACTTGCACAAATCCCACTAGAAGGTAAGATTAGAGAAGGCGGAGATACAGGTAAGCCTATAGTATTTTTTAGCCCTGATAGTGTTTCTGCAAAATCTTATATCAAAATGGCAGATTCTCTCATTAGCTTTTTACAAAAAGTTGAGTTGGAAAAACTAGCGGATAATAAGGCAATTCAGCCTACTGAAGATCATTCTCACATGCATTAA
- a CDS encoding NCS2 family permease — MHFITKFFQLKEHGTNIKKEFFAACTTFVAMLYIIPVGADILSLAGMPKAPLITSISLITALATLLTGLWANVPVAMSLGMGLNTFFTFGLVQGMGLSWQQSLGAVFISGLFFLLISFTKLRMWILKSIPKDMRIALCCGLGAFITTIGLKSIGIIQIQGNNLLLNNLLEPQILISIFGIFLLLFFHSLKLNASFILSIIILSIIGWVFGYQKIPETIISTPASIKPIFMELEIPSILTLAMIPAIISLLITDLFDSLGTLSGIGIKANLFQNMEKEDKKLEKTLQVDAFATTMGPVFGLSTTTAFLESAAGVNAGGRTGLCAVFIAFLFLLTLFLLPVFLAIPSFAIYPTLVVVGALMFLEIKQINFSDIPIGVASFFTIIFMPLTTSITIGFAAGFIIYVFLNIVQRKWERLNLGTFVLLAISVIPFLIPSL; from the coding sequence ATGCATTTTATTACAAAATTTTTTCAACTCAAAGAACATGGCACAAATATCAAAAAAGAGTTTTTTGCCGCTTGCACAACCTTTGTAGCAATGCTTTATATTATTCCTGTTGGAGCAGACATTCTTTCTCTAGCAGGAATGCCAAAAGCTCCTCTAATTACTTCGATTTCTCTCATTACTGCACTAGCAACATTACTTACTGGATTGTGGGCAAATGTGCCTGTTGCCATGAGTTTAGGTATGGGACTAAATACATTTTTTACTTTTGGATTGGTACAAGGCATGGGGCTTAGTTGGCAACAATCACTTGGTGCAGTATTTATTTCAGGGCTTTTTTTTCTACTTATTTCTTTTACAAAATTAAGAATGTGGATTTTAAAAAGCATTCCAAAAGATATGCGTATCGCACTTTGTTGTGGATTAGGAGCATTTATCACTACAATTGGATTAAAATCTATAGGAATTATTCAAATTCAAGGTAATAACCTTTTATTAAACAATCTCTTAGAACCACAAATTCTTATTAGTATTTTTGGAATCTTTTTGCTCTTATTTTTTCATTCTCTAAAACTCAATGCAAGTTTTATTTTAAGTATTATTATTTTAAGCATTATTGGTTGGGTTTTTGGATATCAAAAAATTCCTGAAACTATCATTTCCACTCCTGCAAGTATTAAGCCAATTTTTATGGAATTAGAAATCCCAAGTATTCTCACACTTGCGATGATACCAGCAATTATTTCTTTACTTATCACAGATCTTTTTGATTCTTTAGGCACACTCTCAGGAATTGGAATCAAAGCAAATTTATTTCAAAATATGGAAAAAGAAGATAAAAAACTAGAAAAAACCCTACAAGTTGATGCATTTGCCACAACAATGGGACCTGTTTTTGGACTTTCCACAACTACAGCATTTTTAGAGAGTGCTGCAGGAGTAAATGCAGGAGGAAGAACGGGGCTTTGTGCTGTTTTTATAGCTTTTTTATTTTTACTAACTTTATTTTTATTGCCAGTTTTTTTAGCAATTCCTAGCTTTGCAATCTATCCTACTTTAGTGGTTGTAGGAGCATTAATGTTTCTTGAAATCAAACAAATTAATTTTAGTGATATTCCCATTGGTGTAGCAAGCTTTTTTACAATTATTTTTATGCCTCTTACCACATCTATCACTATAGGTTTTGCTGCGGGGTTTATTATATATGTTTTTTTAAATATTGTACAAAGAAAATGGGAGAGACTAAACCTTGGCACTTTTGTGCTTTTGGCAATCAGTGTTATTCCATTTTTAATCCCTTCTTTATGA
- a CDS encoding DMT family transporter, whose amino-acid sequence MSIPLFFSALLAETFIIYASVLVKIVDIPPIVLGFYRVFFAIPVFLFFAIKKTNLLKIPYKDMFLMILAGLFFGADLIFFNTALHHTSVTNVNLICSLVIFVLTPIGIFFFNERLKPNFLIGAGIAILGIFILIKGKADESVATTYGDLIASLSNICYSIFLALIYSLRKKYTTMVLMFFVCIGASLVLGITGEIKEGFAIPANYEQWFYVLLIVLFGQILGQGFFGYIMGKISTQASSIILLISPLTAAIMGFLILKEVIGIFEIIGMFIIIFGVYIAKKI is encoded by the coding sequence ATGTCTATACCTCTATTTTTCTCTGCATTACTTGCAGAAACTTTTATCATTTATGCAAGTGTTTTGGTGAAAATAGTAGATATACCACCCATTGTATTAGGGTTTTATCGCGTATTTTTTGCAATTCCTGTGTTTTTATTTTTTGCAATCAAAAAAACCAATCTTTTAAAAATTCCTTATAAAGATATGTTTTTAATGATTTTAGCTGGATTGTTTTTTGGTGCAGATTTAATTTTTTTTAATACCGCATTGCATCATACAAGCGTTACAAATGTAAATTTAATCTGTTCATTAGTGATTTTTGTACTCACTCCTATCGGTATTTTCTTTTTTAACGAACGCCTAAAACCCAATTTTTTGATCGGTGCAGGAATTGCAATTTTAGGAATTTTTATCCTAATAAAAGGCAAGGCAGATGAGAGTGTAGCCACAACATATGGGGATCTCATCGCATCTTTAAGTAATATTTGTTACAGCATTTTTCTTGCTCTAATTTATAGCCTAAGAAAAAAATATACTACAATGGTTTTAATGTTTTTTGTGTGCATTGGAGCATCGCTAGTTTTAGGAATCACAGGAGAAATTAAAGAAGGTTTTGCAATTCCAGCAAATTATGAGCAATGGTTTTATGTATTATTAATCGTGCTTTTTGGGCAGATTTTGGGTCAAGGATTTTTTGGATACATCATGGGAAAAATTAGTACTCAAGCCTCTTCTATTATTCTTTTAATATCACCCCTGACTGCTGCGATTATGGGATTTTTAATTCTTAAAGAAGTAATTGGAATTTTTGAAATTATTGGGATGTTTATAATTATTTTTGGAGTTTATATTGCTAAAAAAATTTAA
- a CDS encoding metallophosphoesterase, giving the protein MIAFLVSCGMHLLIYYTYFRYSQRYAYYFVWGLFLCNILFTLHHYFNLPYLLELLFSTCLGVSFLLFSGAIFYYIFLSPLLIFATKEQYHLLMPSIRYFSFILAICAIFYGLYAGLYKKPIIKNIDVPISGLQKEMKIIQISDLHINTLTRIQNLQKMIQKVNELKPDAIMLTGDIVDSNSHRIEEKIMLLKNLKAKFGIYYILGNHEYYHNTEEILDLIKELGIVVLNNTSTTINIDSTPLINIIGITDLSGEKMGFLKPNIKQAILKGNPKVPSILLSHQPKVLKFIGNKKIELILSGHTHGGQIFPFNFLVALDQPYVKGLHLYKPNQYIYVSQGSGTWGPPMRLGSTSEITYITLKPQE; this is encoded by the coding sequence TTGATTGCTTTTTTAGTGTCTTGTGGTATGCATTTATTGATTTATTATACTTATTTTAGATATTCGCAACGCTATGCCTATTATTTTGTATGGGGACTTTTTCTTTGTAATATTTTATTTACTCTACATCATTATTTCAACCTCCCCTATCTCTTAGAATTATTATTTTCAACTTGTTTGGGCGTAAGCTTTTTGCTATTTTCTGGTGCAATTTTTTATTATATTTTTCTATCGCCTTTGTTGATTTTTGCTACAAAAGAACAATACCATCTACTTATGCCATCTATTAGATATTTTTCCTTTATCCTTGCAATTTGCGCAATCTTTTATGGGCTTTATGCTGGATTATACAAAAAGCCAATCATCAAAAATATTGACGTTCCTATTTCTGGATTACAAAAAGAAATGAAAATCATACAAATTAGCGATTTGCACATTAACACATTAACAAGAATACAAAATTTGCAAAAAATGATTCAAAAGGTCAATGAACTAAAACCAGATGCCATCATGCTTACTGGAGATATTGTAGATTCAAACTCTCATCGCATTGAAGAAAAAATCATGCTATTAAAAAATCTCAAAGCAAAATTTGGAATCTATTATATTTTAGGCAATCATGAATACTATCACAACACAGAAGAAATTTTAGATCTTATCAAAGAACTTGGAATTGTCGTATTAAACAACACTAGCACAACAATTAACATAGATTCCACTCCTCTAATCAATATTATTGGGATTACAGATCTTAGTGGAGAAAAAATGGGGTTTTTAAAACCAAATATCAAACAAGCTATCCTTAAGGGAAATCCTAAAGTTCCTAGCATATTATTATCCCATCAGCCAAAAGTACTAAAATTTATCGGCAATAAAAAAATAGAACTAATTTTATCAGGTCACACACATGGCGGACAAATCTTCCCTTTTAATTTTCTAGTCGCACTAGATCAGCCCTATGTCAAAGGCCTACATCTCTATAAACCCAACCAATATATTTATGTTTCTCAAGGAAGTGGCACTTGGGGTCCACCAATGCGTCTAGGAAGCACATCAGAAATTACTTACATCACACTAAAACCACAGGAGTAA
- a CDS encoding tetratricopeptide repeat protein: MFKTLTLASIYELQGYKDEALVIYQEILKKDPENFEAKQALKRLKVHKKFGGVNEAAKKMFINASSSSEELKNFERWLMKWN, translated from the coding sequence TTGTTTAAAACATTAACACTTGCAAGTATTTATGAATTACAAGGCTATAAAGATGAAGCATTAGTAATTTATCAAGAAATTCTCAAAAAAGATCCAGAAAATTTTGAAGCCAAACAAGCCTTAAAACGTCTTAAGGTACATAAGAAATTTGGTGGCGTCAATGAAGCGGCAAAAAAAATGTTTATTAATGCATCAAGCAGTAGTGAAGAGCTTAAAAACTTTGAAAGGTGGTTAATGAAATGGAACTAA
- the purF gene encoding amidophosphoribosyltransferase, whose protein sequence is MKQWNEECAVVGTYNVENSALISHYALFALQHRGQEASGISSSDGKNIHTVKGNGLVTKVFNEKNLKKLIGNASIGHNRYSTAGKESIDDAQPLFARYNLGEMAVVHNGNLTNALLLRKKLIEKGAIFQSYLDTENLIHLIAQNKKDNLQERIIDALKEIDGAYALIFLSRTKMFAIRDPYGLRPLCLGKITNSDGSVGYIVASESCAFDLVGAEYIREVNPGEMLVFEGLGDKIVTQPKSIQVFAPNPHPCIFEYVYFARPDSKVFGRNVYEVRKNMGVELAKEHKIKADMVIPVPDSGVAAALGYSKESGINFELGIIRNHYVGRTFIEPTQQMRELKVRLKLNPITEIIKDKEIIVIDDSVVRGTTSKQIVKILRQAGAKKVHLLISSPQTISPCYYGVDTPDTKELICANHSLEEVRDFIGADTLGFLSLEGLARSLKNKDHAFCQACFDKKYIDNYTKGLK, encoded by the coding sequence ATGAAACAATGGAATGAAGAATGCGCAGTTGTAGGCACTTACAATGTAGAGAATTCTGCTCTAATTAGTCATTATGCCCTTTTTGCTTTACAACATCGCGGACAAGAAGCCAGTGGTATTAGCTCTAGCGATGGTAAAAATATTCACACTGTCAAAGGAAATGGTCTTGTTACAAAAGTTTTTAATGAAAAAAATCTCAAAAAACTTATAGGTAACGCTAGTATCGGGCATAACCGCTATTCTACCGCAGGCAAAGAATCTATAGATGATGCACAACCTCTTTTTGCTAGATATAATCTTGGAGAAATGGCAGTTGTACATAACGGAAACCTTACAAATGCCCTCCTTTTACGAAAAAAACTTATTGAAAAAGGGGCAATTTTTCAAAGCTATCTGGATACAGAAAATCTTATCCATCTTATCGCTCAAAATAAAAAAGACAATTTGCAAGAGCGAATTATTGATGCTTTAAAAGAAATTGATGGGGCATACGCACTTATTTTTCTCTCACGCACCAAAATGTTTGCAATTAGAGATCCCTATGGATTGCGTCCTTTATGTTTAGGAAAAATCACAAATTCTGATGGTAGCGTGGGTTATATAGTAGCAAGCGAGAGTTGCGCATTTGATCTTGTAGGTGCAGAATATATCCGCGAAGTCAATCCTGGAGAAATGCTTGTGTTTGAAGGTTTGGGAGATAAGATTGTCACACAGCCAAAATCTATCCAAGTTTTTGCTCCAAATCCCCATCCTTGTATTTTTGAATATGTCTATTTCGCACGCCCTGATAGCAAAGTTTTTGGCAGAAATGTCTATGAAGTAAGAAAAAATATGGGTGTTGAACTTGCAAAAGAACATAAAATTAAAGCTGATATGGTAATTCCCGTCCCAGATAGCGGAGTAGCAGCTGCTTTAGGGTATTCTAAAGAAAGTGGCATTAATTTTGAATTAGGAATTATTAGAAATCACTATGTCGGTAGAACTTTTATTGAGCCTACCCAACAAATGCGCGAACTCAAAGTAAGACTAAAATTAAATCCCATCACAGAAATTATCAAAGATAAAGAAATTATCGTAATTGATGATTCTGTAGTACGGGGGACAACAAGCAAACAAATCGTAAAAATTTTACGTCAAGCAGGTGCAAAAAAAGTTCATCTCCTCATCAGTTCTCCACAAACAATTTCACCTTGTTATTATGGCGTAGATACCCCAGATACCAAAGAATTGATTTGTGCAAACCACTCTTTAGAAGAAGTGAGAGATTTTATTGGGGCTGATACTTTAGGATTCTTATCACTTGAGGGATTAGCGCGCAGCCTAAAAAATAAAGATCATGCATTTTGTCAAGCTTGTTTTGATAAAAAATACATCGACAATTACACCAAAGGTTTAAAATGA
- a CDS encoding CiaD-like domain-containing protein: MELKDMILQTLDEFKQDDFTPQTQLSHTSQQDANISQREIVICMDSRFLELLREKTLVLFEGLQSSHTKDLSSKLDLVINYLEYQLSLIEETLQKQ; this comes from the coding sequence ATGGAACTAAAAGATATGATTTTACAAACCCTAGATGAATTTAAACAAGACGACTTTACTCCACAAACACAATTATCGCATACTTCTCAACAAGATGCAAACATATCACAAAGAGAGATTGTAATTTGTATGGATTCTAGGTTTTTAGAACTCCTTAGAGAAAAAACCTTGGTTTTATTTGAAGGATTACAATCTTCTCACACAAAAGATCTTTCAAGCAAACTTGATTTGGTAATCAATTATCTAGAATACCAACTTTCTTTAATCGAAGAAACATTGCAAAAGCAATAA
- the arsR gene encoding acid response regulator transcription factor ArsR codes for MLNILMIEDDIELAEILSEFLEQNDIKVTNYDEPYTGMSALATHEYDLLLLDLTLPNLDGLEVCKRVAKQKNIPIIISSARSDLNDKVKALEYGADDYIPKPYDPQELLARIHSLLRRYNKKDSKNTEKEKDCVFKIDRESREVFFKDRKVELTRAEYEILTLLISKKGHVFSREAIAIESESINPESSNKSIDVIIGRLRAKIEDDPKKPKYIISVRGVGYKLEV; via the coding sequence ATGCTAAATATCTTGATGATTGAAGATGATATAGAGTTAGCAGAAATACTAAGTGAATTTCTCGAACAAAATGATATAAAAGTAACAAATTATGATGAGCCATATACTGGTATGAGTGCACTAGCAACGCATGAATATGATTTATTGCTGCTTGATTTAACACTGCCTAATTTAGATGGTTTAGAGGTATGTAAACGAGTAGCAAAACAAAAAAATATTCCAATTATTATTTCTTCAGCAAGAAGTGATCTTAACGATAAAGTAAAAGCTCTAGAATATGGTGCTGATGATTATATTCCTAAGCCCTATGATCCCCAAGAACTCTTAGCAAGAATCCATTCCCTCCTAAGACGCTATAATAAAAAAGATTCCAAAAATACGGAAAAAGAAAAAGATTGCGTCTTTAAAATTGACAGAGAGAGTCGTGAAGTATTTTTTAAAGATAGAAAGGTTGAACTTACACGCGCAGAATACGAAATTTTAACATTGCTTATTAGTAAAAAAGGGCATGTATTTTCAAGAGAAGCGATCGCAATAGAATCAGAATCAATCAATCCTGAAAGTTCTAACAAAAGCATTGATGTAATCATAGGTCGCCTGCGCGCAAAAATTGAAGATGATCCCAAAAAACCAAAATATATTATTTCTGTTAGAGGCGTGGGCTACAAGCTAGAAGTATAA
- the ciaB gene encoding invasion protein CiaB — protein MEMKVVFVCLGNICRSPLAEGIAKKYAYEKKYNFAINSAGTSGYHNGEPPHKISIEVAKTKGIDISNQKSQKVSPYMEADFYIAMDEENVIQLKNLGIAAKNILKIGDFGLGGKDIPDPYYGGIEGFYEVYDLLEVGVKNCLDYLFSQQKFTQDIEKIYIFINDIDQEIFNLYESLKDKNHSFYQELSLLCEKLHLPVKDSVILALADRILQLKEGSLLQELKNLNFAEEKNVEIKTKLFVYIEEFYKNRAEKILAFIDKEELLSDFYRAIFRGVHEIGSAINVFAKAWQKTLFLDLYPYLEKKFPEDEILKILQPTMDQEKLDNQSLVQGDRSYSVIAMQGEEIKTLSYYEAFPEIMEDILQKITQLLENLQKKEDLIYQQKAQYIQYFKALQVALKTQNKEDLIVNWQKVDAAWMQITTPLQIGHFFEYYEDKYRHSVAPEWDLRLSLPQKDDKIGKWMKECFTYFTKKLNPSSSLIKFTKKALDQVMVFPSIPALFYGTNLNGLFSAQVVPNDERITEKYGKKIFAFPDRIIKIMQNKPRMQISYLTFGKEVMDNYYNLLFHQEKLWYEIYEITTNGHEYGHILWMEEDTQILMNLSGMFKNIEEFKATAGGLCSFFLQEEKEVELFQEIMLDNIIRAVGLMGWREQDEVLPYYYEGLIHLHGAFITKSLSFKAENNPKLYVHVENFLKLREWYLEVYEDLAKHYIEKKDAKNFLEKFAKNKEPVLKEAREFVAWYWEQYQRMGREVIK, from the coding sequence ATGGAGATGAAAGTTGTTTTTGTTTGTTTGGGAAATATCTGTCGATCTCCCTTGGCTGAAGGTATTGCAAAAAAATACGCGTATGAAAAAAAATATAATTTTGCAATCAATTCTGCAGGGACTTCGGGATATCATAATGGTGAGCCTCCGCACAAAATTTCCATTGAAGTAGCAAAAACAAAAGGGATAGATATTAGCAATCAAAAAAGTCAAAAAGTCTCACCTTATATGGAAGCAGATTTTTATATTGCTATGGATGAGGAAAATGTAATACAATTAAAAAATCTAGGCATAGCAGCAAAAAATATTTTAAAAATTGGTGATTTTGGCTTAGGGGGGAAAGATATTCCCGATCCTTATTATGGAGGAATAGAGGGATTTTATGAGGTTTATGATTTATTAGAAGTGGGGGTAAAAAATTGCTTAGATTATCTTTTTTCTCAACAAAAATTTACACAAGATATTGAAAAAATTTATATTTTTATCAATGATATAGATCAAGAAATTTTTAATCTTTATGAAAGCTTGAAGGATAAAAATCATTCATTTTATCAAGAATTATCTCTGCTATGTGAGAAATTGCACCTTCCTGTAAAAGATAGTGTGATTTTGGCATTAGCAGATAGAATCTTACAACTTAAAGAAGGATCGCTTTTACAAGAATTAAAAAATTTAAATTTTGCAGAAGAAAAAAATGTAGAAATTAAAACCAAGCTTTTTGTATATATCGAGGAGTTTTATAAAAATCGTGCAGAAAAGATTCTTGCCTTTATTGACAAAGAAGAATTACTTAGCGATTTTTATCGTGCTATTTTTAGGGGAGTGCATGAAATTGGTAGTGCAATTAATGTTTTTGCAAAGGCATGGCAAAAGACTTTGTTTTTAGATCTTTATCCATATTTAGAAAAAAAATTTCCAGAAGATGAGATTTTAAAAATCTTGCAACCTACCATGGATCAAGAAAAGCTAGATAATCAAAGCTTAGTGCAAGGGGATCGTAGTTATTCTGTCATTGCTATGCAAGGAGAGGAAATAAAAACTCTTTCTTACTATGAGGCATTTCCTGAGATTATGGAAGATATTTTACAAAAAATCACACAACTTTTGGAAAATCTTCAAAAAAAAGAAGATTTGATTTATCAGCAAAAAGCGCAATATATACAATATTTTAAAGCCCTTCAAGTAGCTTTAAAAACACAAAACAAAGAAGATTTAATTGTAAATTGGCAAAAGGTAGATGCTGCTTGGATGCAAATTACTACTCCTTTGCAAATTGGACATTTTTTTGAATATTATGAAGATAAATATCGCCATAGTGTTGCGCCTGAGTGGGATTTACGTCTCTCTCTTCCACAAAAAGATGATAAAATTGGTAAGTGGATGAAAGAGTGTTTCACCTATTTTACAAAAAAATTAAACCCCTCATCTTCTTTGATAAAATTTACAAAAAAAGCTTTGGATCAAGTGATGGTTTTTCCTTCTATTCCAGCATTATTTTATGGCACAAATTTGAATGGACTTTTTTCTGCACAAGTCGTGCCTAATGATGAAAGGATTACAGAAAAATATGGTAAAAAAATTTTTGCTTTTCCTGATAGAATCATAAAAATTATGCAAAATAAGCCAAGAATGCAAATTTCTTATCTAACCTTTGGTAAGGAGGTAATGGATAATTATTATAATCTTTTGTTTCATCAAGAAAAATTATGGTATGAAATTTATGAAATTACTACCAATGGGCATGAATATGGGCATATTTTATGGATGGAAGAAGATACACAAATTTTGATGAATCTAAGTGGAATGTTTAAAAATATTGAAGAATTTAAGGCTACAGCAGGTGGTCTTTGTTCTTTTTTCTTACAGGAGGAAAAGGAGGTAGAGCTTTTCCAAGAAATTATGCTTGATAATATTATTCGTGCAGTAGGGCTAATGGGGTGGAGAGAGCAAGATGAGGTTTTACCTTATTATTATGAAGGGCTTATACATTTGCATGGTGCTTTTATTACAAAATCTCTTAGTTTTAAAGCAGAAAATAATCCCAAGCTTTATGTGCATGTTGAAAATTTTTTAAAATTAAGAGAATGGTATTTGGAGGTTTACGAAGATTTAGCAAAGCATTATATTGAAAAAAAAGATGCAAAAAATTTTCTAGAGAAATTTGCAAAGAATAAAGAACCAGTATTAAAAGAAGCAAGAGAATTTGTAGCATGGTATTGGGAGCAGTATCAGCGTATGGGTAGAGAGGTAATAAAATGA